From a single Gemmatimonadota bacterium genomic region:
- a CDS encoding radical SAM protein → MLAPHSRCNCRCLMCDIWRVTTKEEISVDDLTRWMSEWRALGVERVVLTGGEALMHSDIWALCAALRSAGIGITVLSTGLLLKARAEELVRYSDDVVVSLDGPREVHDRIRNIPRAFDKLAAGVHAVKEADAAVRVSARCTVQRANFLHLRDTVRAARDIGLDGVSFLAADVSTDAFNRPGGWTPERAAEVALAAEELPLLEKELVALEREYSQDFARGFIAESPEKLHGRLYDYFSALTGQGDFPAVTCNAPWVSTVIETDGTVRPCFFHPPLGNIHEAGSLEAVLNAPEAIAWRRGLDVRRNEICRRCVCSLALRQTASADGA, encoded by the coding sequence ATGCTCGCGCCCCACAGCCGGTGCAATTGCCGCTGCCTGATGTGCGACATCTGGCGGGTGACCACCAAGGAGGAGATCTCGGTCGACGACCTGACGCGCTGGATGTCCGAGTGGCGGGCTCTCGGAGTGGAGCGCGTCGTGCTCACCGGGGGTGAGGCGCTCATGCACTCGGATATCTGGGCGCTCTGCGCGGCGCTTCGGTCGGCCGGCATCGGGATCACGGTGCTGAGCACGGGGTTGCTGCTGAAGGCTCGTGCCGAGGAGCTCGTCCGCTACTCCGACGACGTGGTGGTGAGCCTGGACGGTCCGAGGGAGGTGCACGACCGGATCCGCAACATCCCGCGGGCGTTCGACAAGCTCGCCGCGGGGGTTCACGCGGTGAAGGAAGCGGACGCAGCGGTCCGCGTCTCCGCCCGGTGCACGGTGCAGCGCGCCAACTTCCTCCATCTCCGCGACACAGTACGAGCGGCGCGGGATATAGGGCTCGACGGCGTGAGCTTTCTCGCGGCCGACGTCTCCACCGATGCATTCAACCGGCCGGGCGGTTGGACTCCGGAGCGCGCGGCCGAGGTAGCGCTCGCGGCGGAGGAGCTTCCGCTCCTGGAGAAGGAGCTCGTCGCGCTGGAGCGCGAGTACAGCCAGGACTTCGCTCGCGGCTTCATCGCCGAGAGCCCCGAGAAGCTCCACGGGCGACTGTACGACTATTTCTCGGCGCTCACGGGACAGGGCGACTTTCCGGCGGTGACGTGCAACGCCCCCTGGGTCTCCACCGTGATCGAGACCGACGGGACGGTCAGACCCTGCTTCTTCCACCCCCCGCTCGGCAACATCCACGAAGCCGGGAGCCTGGAGGCGGTGCTCAACGCCCCCGAGGCGATCGCCTGGCGGCGTGGCCTCGACGTGCGCCGCAACGAGATCTGTCGGCGGTGTGTGTGCTCGCTGGCGCTCCGTCAGACGGCCTCGGCGGATGGTGCGTGA